TCACGTACTACTGCCGTGGTACTTACAAAGTGACTGTGGTTTCCCTTCTTACCCCCTCTTTGATTAAGGCTATCCTTAGCTTATCACCGGGGGCATGGCTGCGCACTTTCTTTACTAGCTCATCCATCGTAGAGATCGGTGTTCCGTTGACACTGATAACGGTATCACCACTCGTAATACCCGCCTCAGCCGCGGGACTTCCCTCCCGTACCGATAGGATATAGGCTCCCTTTGAGGGTACTTCATACCCTAGTCTTTGACCAAGTTCCTTGGCTATCTCAGGGGTAAGGGTACCACCGAGGGCCCCTAGTCGGGCTACTCTACCGTACTGTTTCAACTGCTCCATAACATCCTTAGCACTATCGATGGGAATTGCAAACCCAATCCCTTGGCCAGGCTGGTAGATTGCTGTATTAATCCCAATAACCTCACCCCTAGTATTCAGTAGTGCACCACCACTGTTACCGGGATTGATCGATGCATCGGTCTGGATCATGTTCTGTAGATCTAATCCTGAACGGGGATCGATGGTGATGTCCCGTCCTAAGGCACTTACTACTCCGGTGGTAACTGAGTTATCAAAACGGAAGGGGTTACCGATGGCGATTACTGCTTCTCCCACCCGTAGATCACCGGATGATCCTAAGGTGGCAGTGGGCAGATTATCCCCTTGGATCTGTACTACAGCTAGATCCGAGAACTCATCTCTACCAATGACCTCGCCTTGAAAGCTCCTGCCATCTGGCAGAAATACCGTAATCTCTTTCGCATCAGCAATCACATGATTATTGGTTAGGATGGTTCCTTCTTTGTCCACAATAACCCCGGAACCGATGCCTTCCCGTTCTTCAACAATCTGGAAGAAGAAGTTATCTAATATGAGATCCCGGGTGGTCACAATCTTGACCACCGCAGGCCCCACCTGTTCCACTACGGCAACAGTTGGATCTTCCCCACCGGTGGCCTGCCCGGCTAGGTGTCCTTCGTCAATCGACGTCCACGGCCACTTTGCATGTAAGAAGGAGCCTAGAACTACTCCTGTAGCCACACTCAATACCACCATGACCGACAAAGCAATAATAAGTCTACGTTCCGATGTACTTCGCCCCGACACTGTATATCCACCCCTTAATTTATTTCTTCAGTAGAAATTATTTCCTATGCAAAGGGTAAACATACCGTATGTTTATCATGTGTGGGGCGAATAATAAGAAAAAAGGGGAGTCGATGACTCCCAAAAAGGAACTTGTAGGTATGCTAGAAGATAAATCCCGTTTTATTGAGATCTACCAAGAACGACTCCGGGAGAACAAGGAAGCTGCTGTAATACGCAAATACCCGGATAAATTTGAAGAGGGAATGCCTTG
This sequence is a window from Limnochordia bacterium. Protein-coding genes within it:
- a CDS encoding trypsin-like peptidase domain-containing protein; this encodes MSGRSTSERRLIIALSVMVVLSVATGVVLGSFLHAKWPWTSIDEGHLAGQATGGEDPTVAVVEQVGPAVVKIVTTRDLILDNFFFQIVEEREGIGSGVIVDKEGTILTNNHVIADAKEITVFLPDGRSFQGEVIGRDEFSDLAVVQIQGDNLPTATLGSSGDLRVGEAVIAIGNPFRFDNSVTTGVVSALGRDITIDPRSGLDLQNMIQTDASINPGNSGGALLNTRGEVIGINTAIYQPGQGIGFAIPIDSAKDVMEQLKQYGRVARLGALGGTLTPEIAKELGQRLGYEVPSKGAYILSVREGSPAAEAGITSGDTVISVNGTPISTMDELVKKVRSHAPGDKLRIALIKEGVRRETTVTL